In one window of Methanoculleus chikugoensis DNA:
- a CDS encoding flavodoxin family protein, whose protein sequence is MEERPIKVLVIMGSARKGNTYRAAERIREILEESAPVDWEYVMLKDVGLEQCRGCYTCFDRGEEYCPIKDDAALLEEKMHAADGVIFATPVYGFQVSGLMKVFIDRHSYIFHRPRFFRQKALLLTTVGVMGDKDVLDYLNTVARVWGFEVVARAGIVSHAKMGPLPAYRLRENEEKLQAAAKAFLAPLRRGTRARPGLFDVMAFHIGRAPCDELGESAPADHAYWEKQGWFEKGRRYYVDVPVNPVYHALGTVAEWYLRRRVRRDLREVS, encoded by the coding sequence ATGGAAGAACGGCCTATAAAGGTCCTGGTCATCATGGGCAGCGCCCGGAAGGGAAACACCTACCGTGCTGCGGAGCGGATCCGCGAGATCCTCGAGGAGAGCGCACCGGTTGACTGGGAGTACGTCATGCTCAAGGACGTCGGCCTGGAGCAGTGCCGCGGGTGCTACACCTGTTTTGACCGGGGGGAGGAGTACTGCCCCATCAAGGACGATGCGGCCCTCCTCGAAGAGAAGATGCATGCCGCGGACGGGGTGATCTTCGCCACCCCGGTATACGGGTTCCAGGTCTCGGGACTGATGAAGGTCTTCATCGACCGCCACTCCTACATCTTCCACCGCCCACGGTTCTTCCGGCAGAAGGCGCTCCTCCTCACGACCGTCGGGGTGATGGGGGATAAGGACGTGCTGGACTACCTCAACACTGTGGCCCGCGTCTGGGGCTTCGAGGTCGTTGCCCGGGCAGGGATCGTCTCCCACGCGAAGATGGGCCCGCTCCCCGCCTACCGGCTGCGGGAGAATGAAGAGAAACTGCAGGCGGCGGCAAAGGCCTTTCTCGCCCCTCTCCGGAGGGGAACCCGCGCCAGGCCGGGGCTCTTCGACGTGATGGCGTTTCATATCGGGCGGGCGCCCTGCGACGAGCTGGGCGAGTCGGCTCCCGCGGATCACGCTTACTGGGAGAAGCAGGGGTGGTTCGAGAAGGGGAGGCGCTACTACGTGGACGTGCCGGTCAACCCGGTCTACCATGCGTTGGGCACGGTGGCGGAGTGGTACCTGCGGCGGCGGGTGCGGAGGGATCTGAGAGAAGTGAGTTGA
- a CDS encoding cysteine hydrolase family protein — translation MMKEALLVIDVQNEYFSGNLPITYPKTSLISILQAMDAACAAEIPVVVIRHTSTAPDALSFRFGTPAWELHPEVKKRPYDLLIEKALPGSFTDTDLDAWLRDQSVNSVTISGYMTQMCCDSTARQAFHNGYGVKFLSDATGTLSVTNRAGTISDTDLHRAVLVTQQMRFSQVMTTAEWIRSLELAYG, via the coding sequence ATGATGAAAGAAGCATTACTGGTCATCGATGTCCAGAACGAATATTTCTCCGGCAATCTGCCGATAACATACCCGAAGACGAGCTTAATCAGCATCCTTCAGGCGATGGATGCCGCATGTGCTGCAGAGATCCCGGTCGTAGTGATCCGGCACACCAGCACCGCTCCGGATGCCCTGTCGTTCCGGTTTGGAACCCCGGCATGGGAGCTTCACCCCGAAGTGAAGAAGCGGCCGTATGATCTGCTCATCGAGAAGGCCCTGCCCGGGAGCTTCACCGATACCGACCTTGATGCCTGGCTTAGAGATCAGTCCGTCAATTCGGTGACCATTTCCGGCTACATGACCCAGATGTGCTGTGATTCGACCGCCCGGCAGGCATTCCATAACGGGTACGGCGTGAAGTTCCTTTCGGATGCCACCGGAACGCTCTCCGTTACCAACCGGGCCGGGACGATCTCCGATACCGACCTTCACCGGGCAGTCCTCGTGACCCAGCAGATGCGATTCTCGCAGGTGATGACGACCGCAGAATGGATCCGGTCGCTGGAACTTGCGTACGGGTAG
- a CDS encoding tetratricopeptide repeat protein, which yields MVEMGLFWKSTDDWINEGNEHINNGEFDEATICFCRAVDKSPDSLVAWYGLAYSALYGGGDQEDLEDAKVFLDKAHELDPYDTDVLTLKGHVLFALEDPESALACYDDALQVDPESSAAWYGKGISLNALSEYDEALECFDAALRISPEDGDIWAWKGKTLLSLERPNEAVDCLDNAISLNSEDWGFWESKGRALMALEDYSGALDAFDHAIALNDCAEDSWLQRGQAQIETGDMDGAVASLDQVFSLHPDNAAAWWLRGIIHAELAEYDKALACYDRAIALDPDEPDYFYRKGVVLQVLDRIYESLEYLNKALCLAPDNLAISVKKGVALNNLHRYEEALACFETVLAEDPDLTEAAIHKGIALAGLNRYEEALRYTSEVRRQIGDISEGQAFLLTLEGLCYASMNNPVEAQSRFNHALIKSPGDINILATKGISLAMLNLPKEAILACDEALRADPESECALIGKALSLTYLGDAAGGLALFERTPLKKPESSLLWGKALALLVLNRHQEALPLCDQAMAVDPYDSYAWSTKGLCYLSLKRPDLARDYFRKALEINSYNVDAKRLLARIDGANTGIPSPKVVPPGISGSKKTIFISHSSKDKEIANLLCSELEASGLGCWIAPRDILPGQDYHEEIIDAIETCPAMILICSSNSVVSKHVNGEVKRAFDRDTTIIPLMIEETGLSKAMQYCISDAQWINAFNGINSQVIQAIRRAVLANRG from the coding sequence ATGGTTGAAATGGGTCTCTTCTGGAAATCTACAGATGACTGGATTAATGAAGGGAATGAACACATCAATAACGGCGAGTTTGATGAGGCAACAATCTGCTTCTGTCGGGCAGTCGATAAATCCCCTGATTCACTGGTTGCCTGGTATGGCCTTGCTTATTCTGCCCTGTATGGCGGAGGAGATCAAGAAGATCTAGAGGATGCGAAGGTGTTTCTTGATAAGGCTCACGAACTTGACCCTTACGATACTGATGTCTTAACGTTAAAAGGGCATGTCCTGTTTGCCCTGGAGGATCCAGAGAGTGCTTTGGCGTGTTACGACGATGCACTCCAGGTAGATCCGGAATCCAGTGCTGCATGGTATGGCAAAGGGATATCGCTCAACGCTCTGAGCGAGTATGACGAAGCACTGGAGTGTTTCGACGCCGCACTCCGTATCAGCCCCGAGGATGGAGATATCTGGGCCTGGAAAGGGAAAACGTTACTCTCTCTGGAGAGGCCTAACGAAGCAGTAGACTGCCTGGATAATGCAATCAGCCTTAATTCGGAGGATTGGGGGTTCTGGGAGTCCAAAGGGCGGGCCCTCATGGCTCTGGAGGATTATTCCGGGGCCCTCGATGCGTTCGACCATGCTATTGCATTGAACGACTGTGCAGAGGACTCCTGGCTCCAGAGGGGGCAGGCACAGATCGAGACCGGGGATATGGACGGTGCTGTAGCCAGCCTCGATCAGGTATTTTCCTTACATCCGGACAATGCAGCGGCATGGTGGCTGCGGGGCATCATACATGCGGAGCTTGCCGAATACGACAAAGCCCTGGCATGCTATGACCGTGCCATTGCCCTCGACCCCGATGAACCGGACTATTTTTACCGCAAAGGGGTTGTTCTGCAGGTTCTGGACAGGATCTATGAGTCTCTGGAGTATCTCAATAAAGCCCTGTGCCTTGCGCCAGACAATCTGGCTATTAGCGTAAAGAAGGGAGTTGCTCTGAACAATCTTCATAGGTACGAAGAAGCGCTGGCATGCTTTGAGACCGTCCTGGCAGAAGATCCGGATCTAACGGAGGCTGCTATACACAAGGGAATTGCACTTGCCGGTCTGAACCGCTACGAAGAAGCTCTTCGATATACCAGTGAGGTTCGCAGACAGATCGGGGACATCTCCGAAGGACAGGCTTTCCTGCTGACACTGGAGGGACTATGCTATGCATCGATGAACAATCCGGTCGAAGCTCAGAGCCGTTTCAATCACGCCCTGATCAAAAGTCCGGGAGACATCAACATCCTCGCGACAAAAGGGATCAGCCTTGCGATGCTCAACCTCCCGAAAGAGGCAATCCTGGCATGCGATGAGGCGTTGCGAGCCGATCCGGAGAGTGAGTGCGCCCTCATCGGAAAGGCCCTCTCCCTCACCTATCTGGGGGATGCAGCGGGCGGCCTTGCCCTCTTTGAGAGGACCCCCTTGAAAAAACCTGAATCCAGCCTCCTCTGGGGGAAAGCTCTTGCTCTCCTGGTGCTCAATAGGCACCAGGAGGCGCTACCTCTCTGCGATCAGGCGATGGCAGTCGATCCCTATGACTCATACGCGTGGTCCACAAAAGGTCTCTGTTACCTGAGCCTGAAGCGTCCCGACCTTGCACGTGACTATTTCAGGAAAGCACTGGAGATAAATTCCTACAACGTTGATGCAAAGAGACTCCTTGCGCGGATAGACGGAGCAAACACCGGTATACCAAGTCCAAAGGTCGTTCCCCCAGGGATATCCGGCTCCAAAAAAACCATTTTTATCAGTCATTCCTCGAAAGATAAGGAGATCGCCAACCTGCTCTGCTCGGAACTCGAAGCTTCAGGGCTTGGCTGCTGGATCGCACCGCGGGATATCCTTCCCGGTCAGGATTACCATGAGGAGATCATTGATGCCATCGAGACCTGTCCTGCCATGATCCTGATCTGCTCATCAAACTCCGTCGTATCCAAGCACGTGAATGGAGAGGTGAAACGGGCCTTCGATAGGGATACGACAATCATCCCGCTCATGATCGAAGAGACAGGATTATCCAAGGCGATGCAGTACTGCATCAGCGATGCACAGTGGATTAACGCCTTCAATGGGATAAATTCACAGGTAATTCAAGCGATCCGGAGAGCCGTTCTGGCAAATAGGGGGTGA
- a CDS encoding PFL family protein: protein MINILEVNETNKMIEQEKLDVRTITLGISLLDCCDADLDALNQNIYEKITGLARDLVSTGREIELEYGIPIVNKRIAVTPIALVGGRACRSPADFVTIAETLDRAARDTGVNFLGGYSAIVSKGMTPNEEALIRSIPAALAATERVCSSVNVGSTKTGINMDAVKLMGEIVRETAEATKEKNSLGCAKLVVLCNAPDDNPFMAGAFHGVSEADAVINVGVSGPGVIKHALEGVRGANFEVLCETVKRTAFKVTRAGQLVAQEASERLGIPFGIVDLSLAPTPSVGDSVAGILEEMGLESVGAPGTTAALALLTDQVKKGGIMASSFVGGLSGAFIPVSEDQGMIDAVNRGALTIEKLEAMTCVCSVGLDMIAIPGDTPASTISGIIADEAAIGMINNKTTAVRLIPVIGKDVGETVEFGGLLGHAPVQRVNGFRCADFINRGGRIPAPIHSFKN, encoded by the coding sequence ATGATCAACATCCTCGAAGTGAACGAGACCAACAAGATGATCGAGCAGGAGAAGCTCGATGTCCGGACGATCACGCTCGGCATCAGCCTCCTCGACTGCTGCGACGCCGATCTCGATGCCCTGAACCAGAACATATACGAGAAGATCACGGGGCTCGCAAGAGACCTCGTCTCGACCGGGAGGGAGATCGAGCTCGAGTACGGGATCCCGATCGTGAACAAGAGAATCGCGGTAACCCCCATCGCGCTCGTCGGCGGGCGGGCGTGCAGGTCGCCGGCGGATTTCGTAACGATTGCAGAGACGCTTGACCGGGCGGCACGGGATACGGGGGTCAACTTCCTCGGCGGGTACTCGGCGATCGTCTCGAAGGGGATGACCCCGAACGAGGAGGCGCTCATCCGCTCGATCCCCGCGGCCCTCGCCGCGACCGAGAGGGTCTGCAGCTCGGTGAACGTCGGCTCGACGAAGACCGGGATCAACATGGACGCCGTCAAACTGATGGGTGAGATCGTGCGGGAGACGGCCGAGGCGACGAAGGAGAAGAACTCCCTCGGCTGCGCGAAACTCGTCGTCCTCTGCAACGCCCCCGACGACAATCCGTTCATGGCCGGGGCGTTCCACGGCGTCTCCGAGGCCGACGCGGTCATCAACGTGGGCGTAAGCGGCCCCGGCGTCATCAAGCACGCGCTCGAAGGAGTCCGGGGAGCGAACTTCGAGGTTCTCTGCGAGACGGTCAAGCGGACGGCCTTCAAGGTCACCCGCGCCGGGCAGCTCGTCGCCCAGGAGGCCTCGGAAAGGCTCGGGATCCCGTTCGGGATCGTGGACCTCTCTCTTGCCCCCACGCCCTCCGTCGGAGACAGCGTCGCCGGCATCCTCGAGGAGATGGGACTCGAGTCGGTCGGTGCCCCGGGGACGACGGCCGCGCTTGCTCTCCTGACCGACCAGGTGAAGAAAGGCGGGATCATGGCGAGCTCGTTTGTCGGCGGACTCTCGGGCGCGTTCATCCCGGTCAGCGAGGACCAGGGGATGATCGATGCGGTGAACCGCGGCGCCCTCACCATCGAGAAACTCGAGGCGATGACCTGCGTATGCTCGGTCGGGCTCGATATGATCGCGATCCCGGGCGACACCCCCGCCTCGACGATATCCGGCATCATCGCGGACGAGGCCGCGATCGGGATGATCAACAACAAAACGACCGCCGTCAGGCTGATCCCGGTGATAGGAAAGGACGTCGGCGAGACCGTCGAGTTCGGCGGCCTCCTCGGGCATGCGCCGGTTCAGAGGGTGAACGGATTTCGCTGCGCCGACTTCATCAACCGCGGCGGGCGGATCCCCGCGCCGATTCACAGTTTCAAGAACTGA
- a CDS encoding GNAT family N-acetyltransferase, whose protein sequence is MIFLRQITQDDIAVIKGWPPYPAEFSDLDYALRDEGWLDEYSQKPDAEILIADDGGTAAGFSIIAREPGGIAEFRIALHPERCGRGVGRTVTYLSLVHGFSDTTTGTVRLIVRKNNPRAKRLYEGMHFRNTGECMEEIQGKPVEFYRMDINRIAFYGADA, encoded by the coding sequence ATGATTTTCCTTCGTCAAATCACCCAGGACGACATCGCCGTCATCAAAGGATGGCCCCCCTACCCTGCTGAGTTCAGCGATCTCGATTACGCGCTCAGGGACGAGGGCTGGCTGGATGAATACTCGCAAAAACCCGATGCGGAGATTCTTATCGCCGACGATGGAGGAACGGCTGCCGGTTTTTCGATCATCGCACGCGAGCCCGGCGGCATTGCTGAGTTCCGGATCGCACTCCACCCGGAGAGATGCGGGCGAGGGGTAGGGAGAACCGTCACATATCTCTCACTTGTGCATGGATTTTCCGATACTACAACCGGCACCGTCCGGCTTATTGTAAGGAAGAATAATCCGCGTGCAAAAAGACTGTATGAAGGGATGCACTTCCGAAATACCGGCGAGTGCATGGAGGAGATCCAGGGAAAACCTGTGGAGTTCTATCGGATGGACATCAACAGGATTGCATTTTACGGGGCTGATGCATGA
- a CDS encoding ACT domain-containing protein: MSKTIITVVGKDTVGIIAKVCTYLAGNQVNVEDISQTIVQGYFNMMMIVDTSGSSKPYAEMVTELDELGEEIGVRIRCQREDIFTKMHRI, from the coding sequence ATGAGCAAGACAATCATTACCGTCGTCGGAAAGGATACCGTGGGGATCATCGCGAAGGTCTGCACCTACCTTGCCGGAAACCAGGTCAACGTCGAGGATATCTCGCAGACAATTGTCCAGGGCTACTTCAATATGATGATGATCGTCGACACCAGCGGGTCATCAAAACCGTATGCCGAGATGGTGACCGAACTCGACGAACTCGGCGAGGAGATCGGCGTTCGGATCCGGTGCCAGCGCGAGGACATCTTCACGAAGATGCACCGCATCTGA
- a CDS encoding transglutaminase-like domain-containing protein — protein MTDLSIFLEEHPYVDYSSPIIRAKAEELFPGAESPLERVRIAYEFVRDEIPHCFDIGSDIITSRASDVLAGGTGICHAKANLLAALLRGIGIPAGFCYQHITLADDDSLGYCVHCYNAVYLDDRWIFLDARGNTGGRRALFSPEKPVLAYPNRSDYDEYFWKGIYASPQMGVMRMLDAATTRQDVIENLQDYIEGEPDILDW, from the coding sequence ATGACAGATCTGAGTATTTTTCTGGAAGAACATCCCTACGTCGATTACTCGTCCCCGATTATCCGGGCAAAGGCTGAGGAGCTGTTCCCGGGAGCCGAGAGCCCTCTTGAAAGGGTGAGAATCGCGTACGAGTTCGTCCGTGACGAAATTCCGCACTGTTTCGATATTGGTTCAGACATCATAACGTCGAGAGCCTCCGACGTACTCGCCGGGGGAACGGGGATCTGCCACGCGAAGGCAAACCTGCTCGCGGCCCTGCTCCGCGGGATCGGGATTCCCGCCGGGTTCTGCTACCAGCACATCACCCTTGCGGACGACGACTCGCTCGGCTACTGCGTCCACTGCTACAACGCGGTCTATCTGGACGACCGCTGGATATTCCTCGATGCACGCGGGAACACGGGCGGCAGGCGTGCACTCTTCTCGCCGGAGAAACCTGTCCTCGCGTATCCCAACCGGAGCGATTACGACGAATACTTCTGGAAAGGGATCTACGCATCGCCGCAGATGGGCGTCATGCGGATGCTCGACGCCGCTACGACACGGCAGGACGTCATTGAGAACCTGCAGGACTATATCGAGGGCGAGCCCGATATCCTCGACTGGTGA
- a CDS encoding transglutaminase-like domain-containing protein, which yields MGRIQTILFIIVLVATCWKVWGIYGDSTDEIKVKVPSSAVVAAGTVTPKITHTPVSSTWGTQASKVAEAMDYTNPTTRDYSLSLIDKDHGGKYNIAQICDMWEKIYKRWTYVNDPNGFNYYSPASRTINLGLKGDCDDFAILTASSIQAIGGASRIIIASNTDGAGHAYAEVYISSSKSDLQSAADYICQRYKCKSIAYRTTNEGGQTRYWLNLDWQAKHPGGPYYQNNGETVAIYPNKYWVKLK from the coding sequence ATGGGCCGTATTCAAACAATCCTGTTCATTATCGTATTAGTTGCTACATGTTGGAAAGTATGGGGGATTTATGGCGATAGCACTGATGAGATTAAGGTGAAGGTTCCCTCATCGGCAGTGGTCGCTGCCGGGACAGTCACCCCGAAGATTACCCACACCCCTGTTTCATCAACCTGGGGGACTCAGGCATCAAAAGTCGCTGAAGCGATGGATTACACCAATCCCACAACCAGGGATTACTCCTTGAGTTTGATCGATAAAGACCATGGGGGAAAGTACAATATCGCACAGATCTGCGACATGTGGGAAAAGATCTATAAACGATGGACTTACGTAAACGACCCCAACGGATTTAACTACTACTCCCCCGCAAGCAGGACTATCAACCTCGGATTAAAGGGGGACTGTGATGATTTCGCGATCCTCACAGCATCATCGATCCAGGCAATCGGGGGTGCCTCCCGGATAATCATAGCATCAAATACTGATGGGGCGGGACATGCCTATGCAGAGGTCTATATATCCTCAAGCAAGAGTGACCTTCAAAGCGCTGCAGATTACATCTGCCAGAGGTACAAATGTAAGAGCATTGCCTACAGAACCACAAACGAGGGCGGACAAACACGATACTGGCTTAATCTTGATTGGCAGGCAAAGCACCCAGGGGGTCCGTATTACCAGAACAATGGCGAAACTGTCGCGATCTATCCTAACAAATATTGGGTGAAATTGAAGTAA
- a CDS encoding putative immunity protein, giving the protein MKKYSRQDQITMAAWVADCAERVLPLFERAYPEDDRPRNAIETCRAWVRTGVFRMAEIRGASLGAHAAARDAEKGSAAQYAARAAGQAVATAHVPQHAYGGAYYALKAVAAADPANAVANVAAEREWQAERLPKGLREEIMERIVVEERGGGVLVKLRKGEGF; this is encoded by the coding sequence GTGAAAAAATACAGCAGACAGGACCAGATAACGATGGCGGCCTGGGTCGCGGACTGTGCCGAGCGGGTGCTCCCGCTCTTCGAGAGGGCATACCCGGAGGACGACCGGCCGCGAAACGCCATCGAGACGTGCCGGGCATGGGTCCGGACGGGCGTCTTCAGGATGGCTGAGATACGCGGGGCGTCCCTTGGGGCTCATGCCGCCGCCCGCGACGCAGAAAAGGGGAGCGCGGCTCAGTATGCCGCACGGGCCGCCGGCCAGGCGGTGGCGACCGCACATGTCCCCCAGCACGCCTACGGAGGGGCTTACTATGCTTTGAAGGCCGTCGCGGCGGCCGACCCGGCGAACGCCGTGGCGAATGTTGCTGCGGAGCGGGAGTGGCAGGCGGAAAGGCTCCCGAAGGGGCTCCGGGAGGAGATTATGGAGAGGATTGTTGTTGAGGAGCGCGGGGGCGGGGTTCTGGTTAAACTGAGGAAGGGCGAGGGGTTTTGA